One Spinacia oleracea cultivar Varoflay chromosome 4, BTI_SOV_V1, whole genome shotgun sequence DNA segment encodes these proteins:
- the LOC110804738 gene encoding glucan endo-1,3-beta-glucosidase 8-like → MARATVQWLWTLFIVVAMGNGANGNNNIGVNWGNMASQPLPPPNVVGMLKDNGLNKVKLFDADSSTLNALAGTGIEVMVAIPNDMLSRMNTYRHAKDWVKKNVTKHLYNGGVNIRYVAVGNEPLLASYNDSFKQITLPALQNIAKALEGAGHGDIKVSVPLNADVYESSSTVPSSGDFRGDVKDLMLDIVAFLKEKGSPFIVNIYPFLSLYQNPNFPEDFAFFDGNGKSITDNSRTYNNVFDANFDTLVWALKKNGYGDLKIVIGEIGWPTDGHIKANNKYAKKFYDGLLKKLAANKGTPMRSGPLEAYLFGLLDENTKSIDPGDFERHWGIFRYDGQPKFPMDLNGKDNTKKLIGAKGVQYMESKWCIFNTNATNQDNISASVDYACSMSDCTSLGYGSSCNDLDVNGNISYAYNMYFQMNEQSVEACDFDGLATITSNNASQPGCLFPIEVVSSAIKHNIVPTHVVLLSFMLMLLVLL, encoded by the exons ATGGCTCGAGCCACGGTCCAATGGCTATGGACCTTGTTTATTGTAGTGGCTATGGGCAATGGTGCTAATGGTAATAACAATATAGGGGTAAATTGGGGAAACATGGCATCACAACCACTACCACCACCCAACGTGGTTGGCATGTTGAAAGACAATGGCCTAAACAAGGTGAAGCTTTTCGATGCCGATTCGTCTACCCTTAATGCTTTGGCTGGGACTGGGATTGAAGTCATGGTTGCCATCCCTAATGACATGCTTAGTCGAATGAACACGTATAGACATGCTAAAGATTGGGTTAAGAAGAATGTTACCAAGCATCTTTACAATGGAGGAGTTAACATAAG GTATGTAGCTGTTGGCAATGAGCCACTTTTAGCAAGTTACAATGATAGTTTCAAGCAAATAACACTCCCAGCCCTACAAAACATTGCGAAAGCCCTTGAAGGAGCAGGTCATGGAGACATTAAGGTCTCTGTTCCCCTCAATGCAGACGTGTATGAATCATCCTCAACTGTGCCTTCAAGTGGTGATTTTCGAGGAGATGTAAAGGATCTCATGCTAGACATTGTGGCCTTCCTTAAGGAGAAGGGCTCGCCATTTATCGTCAACATATATCCTTTCCTTAGTCTCTACCAAAACCCGAATTTTCCCGAAGATTTTGCTTTCTTTGATGGAAATGGTAAAAGTATAACTGACAATAGCCGCACTTACAATAACGTTTTTGATGCTAACTTTGACACGCTTGTTTGGGCATTGAAGAAGAATGGTTATGGAGATTTGAAGATTGTTATTGGGGAAATTGGATGGCCTACTGATGGACATATCAAAGCTAATAATAAGTATGCAAAGAAATTCTATGATGGTTTGCTAAAGAAGTTGGCTGCTAATAAGGGCACCCCTATGCGCTCAGGGCCGTTAGAG GCTTACCTCTTTGGGTTGCTTGATGAGAACACTAAAAGCATAGACCCAGGCGACTTCGAGAGACATTGGGGGATATTTCGTTATGACGGGCAACCTAAGTTTCCGATGGACCTTAACGGCAAGGACAATACCAAGAAGTTGATAGGTGCTAAGGGGGTGCAGTACATGGAGTCTAAATGGTGCATCTTCAACACAAATGCAACAAACCAAGATAACATATCAGCGTCTGTAGACTATGCATGCTCAATGTCGGATTGCACTTCTCTAGGTTACGGTTCCTCGTGCAATGACCTTGATGTTAATGGTAACATCTCATATGCCTACAATATGTACTTCCAGATGAATGAACAGAGTGTTGAAGCTTGCGATTTCGACGGCCTTGCTACCATCACCTCCAACAATGCCTCCCAACCAGGGTGTCTATTTCCTATAGAGGTTGTGAGTTCTGCAATAAAGCATAACATTGTTCCAACACATGTTGTTCTTTTGAGTTTCATGCTtatgttgttggtgttgttgtaa